TTGCGCAGAACCTCGGTGGCTGTCTCCTTGGTTTCGTCGTCACGGGCTTCGACGTAGGCGACGCGGGAGTGGTCGTCGATCACGGTGTGCAGGAAGCAGGTCCCGATCAGCGGCTCCCCGTGCTTGCTTCTGGGTGCTCCGGTCCGGGCTGCGGTGGCGCTGCGGTTCTTCCACCCCTGCACTCGGCCCAGGTAGCGCCAGCCGCCGCCGTCGGGCACCCGGCCAAGCTTCTTGACGTCCATGTGGAGCATGTCGCCCGGCTTCGCGTGCTCGTAGCGACGGATCGGTTCACCGGTGGCGCGGTCGATGTAAGTAAGGCGGTTGAGCCGGCACCGACGAAGGACGGCGTACACGGTCGAGGACTGCATCCCGAGCCGATCGGCGATCTCGACCGGCCCCAGGCGCTGCTTCCACCGCAGGTGCACGATCTTGCGCACCACCGGCTGTGGGGTGCGGTTCGGCTGGTGGTGCGGGGCCGAGGACCGGTCGAGCATCCCGGCCGGCCCCTCGGCCTCGTAGCGCTCAGCCCACTTCTTCGCGGTCTTCCACGACACGTCGTAGCGCTCGGCCGCGCGAGGAATCTTCCACCCCTCGTCGACGATCAGCTTGGCCAACCTGAGCCGGGCACGAGGGGTCAGGGCAGCGTTGGCATGGGTAGCGTGGGACACGAAGGCCTCCTTCGGTGCGGAGCGGTTTCTTAGACAGCTCCACTCCACACCGGGGAGGCCTTCACCCATCTACAAGTCAGATCGTGTCGTCACACGATCTCGACCAACGTGCCTGGTCATCACAACTAGGAAACTTCCCGCAGGATCGGTGTCCGGCCAGACTTCGATCCAGGTGATCGGCGAGACGCTCTTTTATCGGCTGCCCACCGATGGTGTGGCTCTCATCTGGACTGCGCCTCGTCGGTCACCGTGACGAGGAGTGGCTCCAGAGGGGTCTGCCCAGCTCGTAGTAGCAATGCCCACCTCGTCGTCCTGCTGGTTCCCAGTTGCGAGGTGAGCAGATGAGCAAGACGCAGGCAGTGATCATCGGGGTCGATCCCCACAAGATGTCGGTGACGATCGAGGTCGTCGACACCCACGAGCAGCTGCTCGGCACGGGTCGTTTCGCTACAGACAGAGCCGGTTACGCCGCACTCCAGCGTTACGTGAAGCAGTGGCCCCAACGCACGTGGGCCGTCGAGGGAGCCAACGGCGCCGGTCGTTCGCTGGCCCAACGTCTTGTTGCTGCCGGCGAGCGGGTTGTCGATGTTCCGGCCAAGCTCGCCGCGCGGGTGCGGCTCTTCGACACCGGCCACAACCGCAAGACCGACGCCTTGGACGCCCACTCCATCGCGGTCGTCGCGGTCCGCACCGAGGGGCTGCGGGTGCTGGTCGAGGACGGTGAGCTCGAGGCGGTGCGGATGCTCACCGACCGCCGTGACGAGCTCGCCCACCAACGGGTTCAGACGGTCAACCGGTTGCAGCGACTCCTCAGCGAACTGCTGCCTGGCCAGCGCAAACGCGACCTGTCCGCTGCCCAGGCCAAGACGATGCTCGCCACGGTGCGGCCGCGTGACATCGCCGGGAAGACCCGACGTCGGATGGCCGCCGAGGAGGTAGCCGACCTGGTCGCGGTCGACGCCAAGCTCAAGAAGATCAAGGCCGAGCTGACGGCCGCGGTCACCGCCCGCGGGTCGCACCTGATGGACATCTACGGCATCGGACCGGCGGGCGCGGCACGGGTGCTGGCCGACGTCGGCGACGTAGCCCGGTTCGCCGACCGGAACCGGTTCGCGTCCTGGACCGGGACCGCACCCTTGGACGTCTCGTCCGGCGAGCAGACCCGCCACCGGCTGTCGCGGGCCGGGAACCGGCGGATGAACCACCTGCTGCACGTGGCCGCGATCGTGCAGATCCGCCACGACACCGAAGGCCGCGCCTACTACCGCCGCAAGCTCGCCGCCGGGAAGACCCCGATGGAAGCACTGCGCTGCTTGAAGCGACGGCTGTCCGACGTCGTCTACCGCCAGCTCATCGCCGACGCTCAACAGCACGATGGAGCGGATCCGGGAGGGCACTGCGGGGCGACTCTTCAATCCAGCGCGGCCGACTCGCACCCGCTCATCGACACTTCGGATCAGCCACTTCCCGGACCCGCGAACCCGACGCTACGCCGACCACCAGCCGGCCGGAAGACACTCTTCAAAGCCGTGCCTTGACACAGAGGGGTGCCAGATCCGGATGTCCCGGGAGTCGACGTCGATGCATTCGCCCGACTCGTGAGCAAGGGGGGCGTTCGACCTCGACCTGTGGGACTGCCCGGGTCGCCTTGGACTGCGAGAGCTGCACCTACCACACCGCAAGTTTTCCTCGTCAGTGTCTCAACCTTTGCGTACCCTCGGCGCTCTTGAGGTGTGATGGAAGCAGAGATGACGTTCGAGGAGTTCATGGCCGCGCGGTGGGCCAGCTTGTACCGCTTCGCCTACCTGCTGGTCGGCGACCACTTCCGGGCCGAGGACCTGCTGCAGGAGGCGATGGCGCGCACGTGCGTGCGGTGGCGCTCGATCCGGGACAAGGGCGCGGCGGAGGCCTACGTGCGCCAGGCCATGGTGCGACAGGCCCAGCGGGTGTGGCGTCGGCGTGACCGCGAAACGCTCGTGGAGCAGACCCCCGACGCCGTGCTGGTGGGCAACGTGACGGAGGCCGCTGATCGTCAGGCGGTCTGGGACGAGGTACGACGACTTCCGCCGCGGATGCGTGCGGCCCTGGTCCTGAGGTATCTCGAGGGCATGTCCGAGGCCGAGGCGGCCGATGCCCTCGGCGTCAGCGTCGGTTCCATCAAGAGCCAGACCCATCACGCCCTGAAGCGGCTGCGTGCCGCGATGACCGAAGTGGAGATCGTGCTGTGACTGAATCGATTGTTCGTGAGACGTTGCGCGAGGTGCGCGACACGGTGGACGTGCCCCCGATCGACCGCGCCGACTTGGCCGCGAGGACGCGACGACTCCGTCGTCGTCGGCGATCGCTGCAGGCCGCTGCAGCTGGTGCGGCGCTCGCGGCGGTCGTGGGCGCGTTCGCGGTGCCGGGCCTCGTCGAGCAGCATGACAGCGTCGTGGCGACGGTGGTCCCCGACGACGGCGTCCCGGTCGTCCTCGACGAGCAGATCCAGCTCGTCCAGGCCAACGGCACGCCCGTGCCCACGGGACACGTCGGTACGCCGGTCGGCGTCGTCGACGGACAACTGGTGTGGTGGGGCGACGGGGTGCTGAGCGGCCCGGGTGACGTCCGCACCGACGGTGTGAGGGCGGCGTTCGCGACCGAGACGGGCGTGACCTACCAGGTCGACGACGGCACGATCCACGACGCGGCAGGTGGCGAACCCGTCGGGTCCGACGGAGAGCTCGTGGCGGCCGGAGCGGATGTCTTCGTGACCCAGCAGGACGGGGACCTGACGCTGCACGGCGACGACGGGCCCCGTGAGCTGGAGATCGGCAGTGACGGCTCGTCGGCGGCGGTGACCGCTGTAGAGGCCGGAGCCGGCACGGTCGTGGTCGCGGCCGGCAACGTCGTCAGCTTCTTCGACTCCGACGGTGCACGGACGGGCGGTTTCCTCGGCGGCGTGACCGGCGCCCTGTCGCCGGACGGTGTCTCCTACGCCTACGCGCCCAGTCGGAGCGAGCGGGCCCAGGGCATGCGCCCGGGTCTCGCCCTCTACGACATCGCCTCCGGCACCACGGAGCGCGTACAAATCAACGGCGCCGCGGTCGACCTCGCCTGGACCGGCGACGCCCTGGTCGTGCTCACCGAGCAAGGTGGGTCGCGCACGCTGACGCAGTGTCACGAAACCGCCTGCCGGGTCCTGCTCACCGACCCGACCGGGACGCTCGCACTGCGATAGCCACGCGGCCGCTTCTCAGCGAGACCGCCCGCGCCGGGCCGGGGTCCACCAGACCACTTCTACCGCACCCCGATCTGGCCGCCTGGACAACGGCGGAGCCCCTCATCTGATCGACACCAGAACGCGCTCGCCACGACTGAGCGGACAACGTCCGGACATCGGTGCGGGCTCAGGCGGTCAACGCAACACCTCGGCTAGTGCTTGTGATGGTGTCTTGAAGCCGAGGGTCTGTCGAGGTCGGTCGTTGAGCTCGAGTGCGATCGCGTCGAGGTCGTCTTGGGTGAGGGTCCGGAAGTCGAGCCTGCGCGGTAGGTACTGGCGCAGCAGCCCGTTGGTGTTCTCGTTGCTGCCGCGCTGCCAGGGCGACTTGGGATCACAGAAGTAAACCTGGATCCCGGTCTGATGGGTGAACCGTTTGTGCTCAGCCATCTCGTGGCCTTGGTCCCAGGTCAGCGACCGTGCCAGATGGTCGGGCAGGTGCCGCACCGCGGCTGCCAAAGCGTCAGCGACAGCGTCGGCTTTGTGGTTTCCGCCGGGCAGGCCGACGAGCAACAGGTAGCGGGTCGATCGCTCGACCAGGGTGGCGACCGGACTCATGCCGCGGCCGAAGACGAGGTCGCCTTCCCAATGGCCAGGCACGGCCCGGTCCTTGGCTTCAGCGGGTCGCTCGCTGATGCTCACGATCCCGGGACGGCCGCCACGACCGTCCGGCAGCCGGGTGCCGTGCGAGCGGCGGATGACCCGGCCGGTGCGCAGGTAGGCGGTGAGCTCCTTGCGCAGCGCGCCACGTGACTGCACGAACAGCGTGCGGTAGATGCTCTCGTGCGACACGTGCATCCCTGGGTCGTCGGGGTAGGTCAGCTTCAGCCAGCCGGCAATCTGCTGGGGCGACCAGCGGCGTTGCAGCTTCTCGGCCACGATGCCAGCCAGCACCGGGTTCGTGGCCAGCTTGCACACCTTCGGACGGGTCGACCTGGCCCATGCGGCCTGGTCAGCCACCGTGGCTCGATACCGGTGACGACCACCATTGCCGGCCACCTCGCGGCTGATCGTTGACGGTGAGCGACCCAGCCCTGCAGCGATCACCCGCAACGACCGTCCGGCAGCCAGACCGCGGCTGATCTCTTCACGCTCTTCCAAGCTCAGGTGACTCGCCCCGCGATGGCGCGGGTCAGGCCTGATCCCGCCGCACCGGATCAGATAGCTGCGCACCGTGCTGGTCGACAGCCCGAGCGCTCGAGCTGTCGGCTTGACCGAATGCCCGGACCGCAGCCGCTCCCAGATCTTGTCGATGTCGGCAGGCGACAACCGTTGATAGCTCTGACGTGCCATCGCGACCTCCTTGAATCAGGAAGTGTTGCGACAACCTATTGAGAGCACCGGCAGATCCGGTCGTTCGGGCGCGTACAGCCCCCCTCGTGAGCCGCGACAACCGCTCCTGACCCTTGCCTACCCTGATCGGGTCGGCGAAGCAGGCAGTGCCGCAATTAGCGCAAACCGGGTCGGCGAACCCAAACCACGCGTCTCGGACCTCTCGGGTGAGCTACTCAGTGCGTACGACGTACAGACGAGGTCGATCGAAGGCATCCCCCGAACGTGCCACGCTGGTCGGTGATGCGGTCTCGACGGGGTGTGACCGATCGGGCCCTTTCGAGTGGCCACCCCGTGGGGGACTCTCGTGCAGATCCTGGCTGCGCGCGGCCGCGCTGCGGACCACCTCCGCCTGCGACGCGGCTCTCCGTGATGCCTCCCGGCGCGCAGCGGGCACGACATAGCTGAGAAGCACCAGCATTCCGGCTGCCAGACCACTCCCTGCACGGTCGTGGGTAAGCCAGTCGACCACGCAGACGGTCCCGACCACGACCCGTAAGTGCCACGCCGCACGGCACAGCGACCATCCGACCACTCTCCTCAGCACCGGGCCCAGACAGATAGCCAGTGCTCGGACGGGCAGCGTCATGAACCACCCACGCACAGCGCCCCGCTGCGCGGTGAACTTGTGCTCGACTCGACTTCGCGCCGCCTCCCCCGCAACCGCCGCCACAGCGAACTGTCCTGTGAACAGCCCCTGCAGCACGAACGGCGAGACCACGACCGAGGTCCGGCCCGCGTGCGCGACCGACGCGCCACGAGAGCGTGCGGATCGCCTCACCAGCAGACGCGGATGGCCAACAGCCACTTCGCCTGGATCCACCGCCTCCGCCAGCGACTCCACGTGCGACCAGATCCTGAACTCATCGGGCGA
Above is a genomic segment from Nocardioides okcheonensis containing:
- a CDS encoding IS481 family transposase, whose protein sequence is MSHATHANAALTPRARLRLAKLIVDEGWKIPRAAERYDVSWKTAKKWAERYEAEGPAGMLDRSSAPHHQPNRTPQPVVRKIVHLRWKQRLGPVEIADRLGMQSSTVYAVLRRCRLNRLTYIDRATGEPIRRYEHAKPGDMLHMDVKKLGRVPDGGGWRYLGRVQGWKNRSATAARTGAPRSKHGEPLIGTCFLHTVIDDHSRVAYVEARDDETKETATEVLRNAVAWFAVRGVTVERVLTDNGGCYRSYLWRDTCADLGITHKRTRPYRPQTNGKIERFHRTLVEGWAFKKFYISESARLAALPAWVHEYNHHRPHSAIGKRSPITRLDNLAGHHT
- a CDS encoding IS110 family RNA-guided transposase gives rise to the protein MSKTQAVIIGVDPHKMSVTIEVVDTHEQLLGTGRFATDRAGYAALQRYVKQWPQRTWAVEGANGAGRSLAQRLVAAGERVVDVPAKLAARVRLFDTGHNRKTDALDAHSIAVVAVRTEGLRVLVEDGELEAVRMLTDRRDELAHQRVQTVNRLQRLLSELLPGQRKRDLSAAQAKTMLATVRPRDIAGKTRRRMAAEEVADLVAVDAKLKKIKAELTAAVTARGSHLMDIYGIGPAGAARVLADVGDVARFADRNRFASWTGTAPLDVSSGEQTRHRLSRAGNRRMNHLLHVAAIVQIRHDTEGRAYYRRKLAAGKTPMEALRCLKRRLSDVVYRQLIADAQQHDGADPGGHCGATLQSSAADSHPLIDTSDQPLPGPANPTLRRPPAGRKTLFKAVP
- a CDS encoding SigE family RNA polymerase sigma factor; this translates as MTFEEFMAARWASLYRFAYLLVGDHFRAEDLLQEAMARTCVRWRSIRDKGAAEAYVRQAMVRQAQRVWRRRDRETLVEQTPDAVLVGNVTEAADRQAVWDEVRRLPPRMRAALVLRYLEGMSEAEAADALGVSVGSIKSQTHHALKRLRAAMTEVEIVL
- a CDS encoding ubiquitin family protein produces the protein MRDTVDVPPIDRADLAARTRRLRRRRRSLQAAAAGAALAAVVGAFAVPGLVEQHDSVVATVVPDDGVPVVLDEQIQLVQANGTPVPTGHVGTPVGVVDGQLVWWGDGVLSGPGDVRTDGVRAAFATETGVTYQVDDGTIHDAAGGEPVGSDGELVAAGADVFVTQQDGDLTLHGDDGPRELEIGSDGSSAAVTAVEAGAGTVVVAAGNVVSFFDSDGARTGGFLGGVTGALSPDGVSYAYAPSRSERAQGMRPGLALYDIASGTTERVQINGAAVDLAWTGDALVVLTEQGGSRTLTQCHETACRVLLTDPTGTLALR
- a CDS encoding IS30 family transposase; translation: MARQSYQRLSPADIDKIWERLRSGHSVKPTARALGLSTSTVRSYLIRCGGIRPDPRHRGASHLSLEEREEISRGLAAGRSLRVIAAGLGRSPSTISREVAGNGGRHRYRATVADQAAWARSTRPKVCKLATNPVLAGIVAEKLQRRWSPQQIAGWLKLTYPDDPGMHVSHESIYRTLFVQSRGALRKELTAYLRTGRVIRRSHGTRLPDGRGGRPGIVSISERPAEAKDRAVPGHWEGDLVFGRGMSPVATLVERSTRYLLLVGLPGGNHKADAVADALAAAVRHLPDHLARSLTWDQGHEMAEHKRFTHQTGIQVYFCDPKSPWQRGSNENTNGLLRQYLPRRLDFRTLTQDDLDAIALELNDRPRQTLGFKTPSQALAEVLR